GCACCCCTGGTGCAATCACAGGGCCACCGGCTGAAAGCGCGTAGGCCGTGGATCCCGTGGGGGTAGACACAATCACCCCATCAGCAGCAATATCAACGGGAGCATGGCGACCAATGGCAATTTCAAAATGACACATGCTGGTGAGGGGTTCTCGGTGTAGCACCATTTCGTTTAAGCACAGCGCCTCCCATGCCAACTGGTCGTTGTGAAACATTTGCACCACCAGCATGACACGATGCTCAATGGTGTAGTCACCGCTGAGGACACAGTCGATCGCTTGGGGCAGTTGGTTGAGATAGGCTTCGGTCAAAAAGCCCATATGCCCGGTATTGATGGTGAGCAGAGGTACTCCAGTGGGCGCAACCTGTCGGGCGGCAGCCAGCACCGTGCCATCTCCTCCTAGCACCATGGCAAAATCCATGTCGGCATCAAAATGGGGCGGAACTAAATCCTCGATGGGAGTTCGCTGAACAGGACAATCAGGGCTGGAGTAGCCAAGGATACCTCCCGCTCCTGATAGCCGATGCACGTCATATCCTAACTGGCGGAGCTTTTCGTCTAGCTCCGTGGCAACTCGACAGGCGACCGGCTTCGTATCGTTATATATAATGCCTACTTTGGGCACGCGCAACGTCCAAATTTATAATCAGATGGTTATGAATGAGCTGTCTCACATCGGGTTTTAGCCGAAGACAGGCAATGGCGCAAGATTGGAACCAACGCATTCAGTCTAGATCGAGTCACCCTATGGGGATCAACCTCAGTCCATGAACCGTCGCCTCCTCCGGGTGTCGGTCTAGGTTGGGCGGCACTCATTTGCGCTTCTATCTAGATTAGTGTGCTTTGCACTGCTTTGAACAGCCACCTCCCAAGTCTGCTAAACCACCGAGACCACAACGCGATCGCCATTAGGGTTTCCAATCTCAATCATCAGAAACTCCGATGCTGTGGTGGGAGGATCTTAGGGCTGAAAACCTAGACACCATATATATCAATATTTTGAGCGATCGCCTTTCGTTTTGAAGACAACAGCCTGAAGCTTGGAGGCGGCTCGAATCGCCCACATCCGTCCTTCGACTTGTTGTCGAACCCTTCATATTTTGTTACAAAGAGAGCAGATGGCTTGTAGGCAGGATACTGCATGTTTGGTGGATTGACTGGATTTGCAAATGGCTCCAAGACCGACGTTGGAGAACAGATGTTGAATGCGGCGGCGAGTCAGTCGATCCGTCACTTGTTTTCCAAAAGTGATGCGGTCGATGTCGCTGTTCGTTGCTACCCATCCAGTAAGCTACTGCAGGGCAGCATTGACAGCTTCAAAATGACAGGACGCGGCCTGGTGATTCGCCGTCAGTTTGCGGTGGAGGAAATGTCCTTTGAGACCGACGCAGTCGCTTTAGATGT
This DNA window, taken from Candidatus Obscuribacterales bacterium, encodes the following:
- a CDS encoding NAD(+) kinase — translated: MPKVGIIYNDTKPVACRVATELDEKLRQLGYDVHRLSGAGGILGYSSPDCPVQRTPIEDLVPPHFDADMDFAMVLGGDGTVLAAARQVAPTGVPLLTINTGHMGFLTEAYLNQLPQAIDCVLSGDYTIEHRVMLVVQMFHNDQLAWEALCLNEMVLHREPLTSMCHFEIAIGRHAPVDIAADGVIVSTPTGSTAYALSAGGPVIAPGVPVLQLIPICPHSLASRALVFSDHEVVVIHPANPDRLVMVVDGNAGCYVLPEDRVQVMRSPYSAKFIRLRPPEFFQILREKLGWGLPHIAKPTSVELP